The genomic interval GTTTCATGGCATATATTCAAGGCTAATCAGGCAAATATGTCCAAATATCTAAAGCAGGAATAAAATTTAAAAAATTATGAGAAATTTCTATTTCACTATTTGCATCCTGCTCATAGCATCAGGTGCCATTGCCCAGCAAGATCCTGAAGAACAATTAAAAAACACGTCCTGGGTTCAACAGGGTTATGGAAGATGCTTAAAGATTGAGGAATCTAATTACACTTACTATAATACGAATAGCCTGACTTGTAAGCCCCTGGCAGAAGGCAACTTGAAAGGAAGGTTCACTATAATCTCATTAGATAAGAATAAACTTGTTCTTAATCCCGGGGGAATTGTAAATTATATTTTTAAGCGTGTTGATTCATTACCTCCGATGTGCATTAATGCCGATAGTGCTGTGGCCTCCTATGAGGAAAACTTTAAGATTTTCTGGGAAACTTTCAATGATAATTATGCCTTTTTCAAGGAACGAAATATAAATTGGAAACAGGTTTATGAAGAATACCTGCCAAGGGTAAAGAAAATACATTCGCAAAAGGAATTAGCAAATATCCTGCTTGAAATCGTCAGAAAAATAGATGACGGTCATATCAGACTGGAGATCCCGGATTCTCTGAAAACAAAAGTAATTGCAGCTAAACCAGTAATCAGACTAAAAAAGGATGATCTCATTAAGGCCATACAAGATACTTATTTAGCAGACACACGTACTTATAATCATGGGGTAATCAGTTGGGGAAAGTTGAAAGGCTCAAATAGCGGTTATATCCTGATCAGGGATATGAACAATTTTGCAAAAGACTACAATAATAAGAGCAAAGATTCCAAACAACCTCTGGTGCAGTTTGATGATGAACTTAACGGAGTCGACCACGTGATGAAAAAAATACTGGCCGACATTGGGCAATCCGGTTCCGTAGTTATTGATCTTCGGTTCAATGGCGGCGGACTGGAAACGGTAGCTTTGAAACTTTTGAGCTATTTTGTTAGAGAAAACAAACACGTTCTTTCTGTGGAAGCCAAAACCGATCAGGGCAATACTGCAATACAAAAATACATTTTGAAGCCGGCAAATACTGCTTATACAGGTAAAGTCTACTTACTTTTAAGTGGTCAGACAGCAAGTGCAGCAGAAATTTTCGCCCTGGCAGCACACAGTTACCCGAGTATTAAAACTATAGGTTCCAGAACTAATGGTATCTTCTCGGAAATTTTATGGAAAGAACTTCCTAATGGATGGGAATTCAGTTTATCGAATGAGATTTATACTGATCCAGCTGGAAAAACTTATGAAGGAACAGGTGTTCCGGTAAGCAGTGAGCTGAATTATTCAAGGAACCGGTTAGATTTTTATAATAGCTTCTATAGCGGGAATCGTTTTACCGACAAGGCGATAGACCAGATCCTGATCAAATAAAAAAGTCGTCTGAATACTGATATTCAAACGACTTCTTCCTCTATTTTTTATTAAAAGTGATAACCTACTGTTCCCACTGCTGTTCTTGGCCTCATCGGCTCAATTGTACTCCAGCCTTTATAATATTCTTTATTGGTCAGATTGTCTACTTTAAATGCAAAAGTAAAGGCTTTTATACCGTAAGAAACCGAAGCGTTCAGCACTGTATAAGAAGGAAGTGTAAATACCCCGGTTGTCGCTCTGTTCAGAATCAGGTTTTTTCCTGCGTAATTTCCGCCAAAACCAAAACCCAGTCCTTTTACACTGCCATTCAGAATTTTATAGCTAAACCAGGCATTGACAAGATCTGAAGGTCCTGCACTTTCAGGTCTTCTGCCTTCATAGTCCGCACTTGCGCCTGTAAGTTTACTGGTGTTTTTACTATAACCTGCGTTGATATTAAAACCAGGGAAAGGGTTAGCCTGGATTTCTACTTCAAATCCTTTGCTATAATTTTTTCCGCCTTGTGAAACGTCATTCTGACCGCTATTCAAGACAACATTTGCTACACGGATATCATAATAGCTCAAAGAACCGGTTAATTTACCTTCTAATAAATCAGCCTTCACACCTGTTTCCCATTGATTAGCATGTTCAGGTTTGAAGTTTTTTGTAGAAGAAACCCCATCGATAGTAACATTTACTGGCTGCACATTGGTAAAACCGTTCATATAATTTCCAAAAACGGAAAGCTTGTCTTTCAATAACTGATAGACTAGTCCAAATTTAGGAGATAATGCTGTCTGTGAATATTTTTCCGCAGCCGTTAATGTTTTTCCGCCATTATGAAATCTGTCTACGCGTAAACTGAACATTCCTGAAAGCGCAGGTGTAAAATTTAAAACATCTGAGATATAAGCACTATAAACCTGTTGACTGGTATTGCTGTCATTATAACTTCCTGACGCTGCTATCGCAGCATCTGCACTTTCCCTGGTCAATATACCAGTATCAGTTCCACCAAGGGTAACCAGCCCTAAGCCAGCGTAAGGAGAACTCTTGTCTATAAATGTTCTGTTAAAATAGTCAAGGCCGGCAACAATTCTGTTGCGCATACCGCCGATATGAAAGTCACCGGTGAAGTTCTGTTGAATATCAGTAGTCTTTGTAGTTGAATTCTGGTCACTGATATAACGGTCAAATTTAGAAGATCCGGCAACTGACTTCCCCGACTCATATAAATAAGAATAGTAACCATCAGATTTAGCAGAACCTATGGAAATTATAGTCTGAGAATTCCATTTATCTGATATTTTATAATTCATCTGGCCCTGCGCATTAGCAACCGGGGTCTTCATGCTCAAATCATTACTTGTAAATGATTGCTTAGGATCATAGTTTAAACCACCCAGATTAGTCACTTTCAGTGCAGTACCTCTGTCAAAAAACAACATCGTAGGGTTCGTGCCTTTTGAGCTTAAAAACTGAGTATTCAGCTGGAATGATAACCTGTCATTAACTTTGTAAGACAACGATGGCGCAATAAATCTTGTTTTCTTAAATCCGGCATCCTGAAAACTGTTTTCATTATGGAATGCTGCATTCATTCTAAAAAGTAATTTATGGTTTTTATCAATCGGTGTATTGAAATCTGCGGTTATTCTATTTAATCCATAACTTCCTGCTGTATATGTAATATCTGTTGCAGTACCATCAAAAGGCTGTTTGGTTATCGTATTAATCAATCCGCCGTAAGAAATCAAACTGCTTCCAAATAAAGTTCCTGAAGGGCCTTTAAGTACTTCAATACGCTCTATATTGGAAACATCCAGACTACCATTGGTTAATCCTGGTAAACCGTTCACCAGCGTAGGCTGAACGGCAAAACCTCTGAGGGAAAAATAACCAGCACCGTCGCCGCTACGTCCTGTAGAAGACCATAATTTGTCAATACCAGGCGTATTTTTTAAAGCATCATCATAGTTGGTGATCACCTGCTCTGTCATCAGTTCTTTAGAGATCACAGCATAAACCTGTGGGTTTTCAAGATTCTTCAAAGGCATTTTGGAAACATAATTACTTTCCTTTACTGCAAATTTATTGGTCTTCCCACCACTCACAATAACCTCTTTTAATTGCTGACTGGAAGCTGTAAAGCTTAGATTTACAATTGTAGTCTCCCCTTTGGTTACGGTTACATTCTGAGATACTGAATTTAAACCGACCAGGCGTGCAGCTATGGTGTAAGTCCCGGCTGGAATATTTTTCAACAGGTACTGGCCATCTTGATCAGTCGCTGTATTAGCAACGCCTTTAATTGCAACCATGGCCAGTTCTACTGGCACCCCGTCTGATGTTTTTATAATTCCTTTGATTCCTCCTGTTTGCGCGAAGGAAACTGAAATAACCAGCAAAAGAAAAAATGCGGTTACAGCGATTTTTATTGTAGAAAAAAGCATAAATATTGGTGTGTGTTGTTTGAGGCAACAAACTTACAACATCAACTGATTCTAAGTACTCATTATTTAGACTGATTTAAAATAAGACGTTAAAATGACAAATACATCAAACCGGAATTCATGCGGCTAAAAAATAATCAGCGTTAGAAAGAGAGCCGTCTGCTCTGCTTATTTCAATGAACTGAGTGTCGTTCCTCCGGTTCCGACTTCAAGCAGATGCTTGATTCCACATTTCAGCGCAAAGTTAGCACGCTGATGTCCTGAAGGAAAATTGAAACAAACCGGGTAATTGTATTCTTTTACCTTCTCCAATACAATGTCCGCTATAGTTTTACCGAATATTTCACCCGGATCATCTGGCTTTGCATTAAATCCGCCAATGATCAATGCTGCAAGATGAGCCAGTTTTCCTGTACGCTTCAAATTCCAGAACATCCGGTCGAGATTGTATAAGTATTCACCGGTATCTTCCAGAAACAGGATTTTATCCTTTGTATCTAAATCTGATTTTGTACCAGAATTACTGGCAATAATGCTTAGGTTACCGCCAACTAATATTCCTTCTGCCCTACCAATGCGGTTTGATTGCGTTATCGGAGCAGTATATTTGAAATCTTCACCCGCTAATGCCTGTCTGATTGATAAAATTGTAGAAATCTGTATGGGTTCTGCTTTTGTCCAATCATCAGGGAAGCTGTTACACATTTTAGAATGCAGGGTTGCGATACCAAAATTCTGATTAATATGACAGTGTAAAACGGTGACATCGCTAAATCCGATTAACCATTTAGGATGTTTGATAAATTCAGTAAAATCCAGCTGATCAATAATACGCACTATACCATATCCACCTCTGGCACACATAATTGCTTTGACAGCCGGATGATCAAGCATATGCTGAAGGTCTTCAAGCCTTTCTCTGTCTGTACCTCCATAAGTAAAATCTTTTTTTCCTATGGTTGAACCAATTGTAATTTTGTATCCCCAGCTTTCCATAAGCTGAACAGCGGGTTGGATACTTGCTAAGCTAATAGATCCCGCAGGACTGGTAATGCCTATCGTATCGCCTGGTTTTAAATAGGGAGGAATTTTAATCTTACTGGTTTCATTGTTTACCGACAGATTAGCCCAGCTTTTGAAAGTGGAAAACACCGCTCCCGAGGCCATCAAAGAAGAAATGAAATATTTTCGGTTCATAGATCTCATTTATAATGATTAGCTGTTTTTCACTGGCAATAAATCGCAAAACCAATAACCACTATTGTTTTTGACGGGTTGGGCTGAGCAGGAGTCAGTATCCGTTTCAGGAGCTTGATACTCCCTGTAAACCTTTTCCCCTATTTCAAAAGGAATAGGCTTATTGAAGATTGGCCCATCGAAACAAAAGGTATGGAATTCACCATTCTCTCCGCAAACATCCACATTTGAAGGCAAATCTTTAATAAAGTCTGCATCAATAATTCTTCCGGCAAATTCCGGGTCAAGTAAGTCTGCTTTGATACAGACCAGGATAGATTTAAATCCGAGATCAATAAATTCAGTGAGCAGTGCCCTGGTATCTTTTTTCCAAAGTGGAAAAACAGATTTTATGTTCAGAGCCGATAATTGTTGTTCTCTGTATTTCCTCAGATCTTCTAAAAAGATATCACCGAAAGCAGCATGGGTAAATCCTTGTTGTTGCAGGCTGGAAACTTCTTTTTCCATCAATGTTTCATATTCCTGCATAGAGGGTTGTTCTGGCAATTCTATAGTGCTGTATGGCAAGTTCAATGCATCGATTTGCAGTTGATATAGTTCTCTGCGCAGACCGTGCATACTGACCCGGTTATGTTGTTGGTTAACTGAGGTCAGCAGGTGCGCTATGTTATAGTTCTTATCCTGCATCAGATAGTGCAAAGCAAGGGCAGAATCTTTGCCTGTACTCCAGTTAAAATATGTTTTTAGTTTGCTCAATTGTGTGTTATTAATAAGGAGATATATTTACTGTCCATTAAAAATAAAGTAAATATAATAGCCCTTGCAATTATTGGCTATTATAACATGAAATTCGTCATTTATCTTCTTCTTCGCCAGATAAATTATTATCACCCAGGATTAATGTGAAATTTATTTGCAAACTCAAACAACGTTGACTAGCATTGTATTAAATTATTTTCGCTCACTTATCAATCTTAAACAGCCATGAAAATGGATTTCGCAACCGCCACTTTTAAAAATTTCGAGAACATTGAAGGTCATGATATGTATGACAGAGCAGCTGTTTTCGGTGATTTCCTGCAGTACATGAACGATAATGGCCACATGAATTACCGGCTTCAGAATTTCTCAGGATGCGGGCCAGAAATGCGTGTAAAAACTTCAATACATCAGCAGGGCTTTGATTATGTAAGCTTTGTTTCCAATGATTACCTTGGTTTTACGCAGCATCCAAAAGTAAAAGCTGCTGCGATACAGGGAATAACAGAGTTCGGCACTGGTGCAGGTGCATCCCCGCTAATTGGTGGACATTTTTCTTACCATGAGATTTTAGAAGAGAAAATTGCAGGTTTCTTTAAGCGAAGCAAAGATTCGTCTGTAATTTTCACGACAGGTTATACAGCCAATAGTGCTACTTTAATGAGCCTTTTACAAAAAGAGGATCTGGCAATAGTTGATATGGCTGTGCATTCGAGTGTTTATGAAGGCTGCATATTAACGAATACGAAAACCTTTCTTCATAACCATATGGAGTCTCTGGAACGAATTTTAAAAGCTGCCAGAACTCAATACAGAACTAAACTGGTAATTGTTGACGGTGTGTATTCTCAGGATGGTGATCTTGCACCTTTACGCGAAATTGTTAGGTTAGCCAGGCAATATGGTGCGTATGTTATGGTAGATGATGCGCATGGAATTGGAGTGCTTGGTGCTACCGGAAGAGGAGCTTTAGAGCAGTCTGACCTGCTGAATGAGGTCGATCTTATTTCGGGAACCTTCAGTAAAACATTTGGAAATATTGGCGGTTATGTGATTGCAAATCCACACCTCATCAACTTTCTTAAGTTCCAGTCCAGACAACAGATATTTTCAGCAACCAGCACACCGGCAGCAGCGGGCATCATTAAAGCAATTGAATTAATTGATGAAGAACCGCAATGGCAGTTAAAGTTATGGGAAAACATCAATTACTTTAAAAAAGGACTTCTGGATATAGGTATAGATACGGGTACTACGGAGTCTGCTATTATTCCTGTTAAAATCGGAGATCCCCATAAAACTGGTGACGCTGGCAAGTTATTATTGAAGGCTGGTATCTATACCAATCCAATATTATATCCTGCTGTTGCAAAAAAAGATGCCAGGATAAGGATGAGTTTAATGGCAACTCATACGAGGGAACAATTAGATAAAGCCCTGAGTGCGTTTGAATTTGTAAATCAAAAACTTGATATTGCAGGACAAAGCGTATAGGATGGTAAGAAAAATTACCGAAGGACCGATAAGGAATAAAGAAAAAACCAGACTAAAATTGCTGAATGCCGTTGGTGAAATTATAAAAACCGAAGGGTATAAAGGTTTGGGGGTAAATAATATTGCCGCTAAAGCCAAAGCCGATAAGAAACTGATTTATCTTTATTTTGAAAATGTCGATAAGCTCGTAGAAACTTATGTAAGGCAAAAGGATTATTGGAGCGCCTTTTCTGAGGGTATCCAGGGATTAATTGAAGCAAATCAAGGCAACTTCGGTGAGGAACTTGCCAGCCAGATCTTAGTAGATCAGTTTAACTTTTTTCTTGATGCAGAAGAAATGCAGAAAGTTATTCTTTGGGAAATCAGTGAAAAGAATGAATTGATGCGGGAAATAGCCGATGCCAGAGAAGTTTTAGGGAACGAACTCTTTAAGCTTACTGACCCGCATTTTGGCGGAACTGATGTAGATATAAGAGCTATACAGGCCCTTTTAATTGGAGGTATCTATTACCTGATTTTACATACAAAGTCAAATGGCAGTACGTTTTGTGGTCTGGATATTAATGAACTGCCTGATCAAAAAAGAATCATCAAAAGCCTCCGCCAGATTGTGAAGTGGAGCTATACTCAGGCTAAAAAATAATTACTCTTCCTTTATTTTTCAATAACTGAATAATTATCAGTAAATTACACTATTCACTAATAGGTGAAATATCATTTGAAATATCAAAATAGTATTTAACCTTGCGCGTAGTGATTAAAACTACCTACCTGTTTTAAACATTTAAATTTACAATTATGCACATCATTGATCTCCAGAATCAGGAGCTGCGACATGACTATGTCTCTGCCATTTCTACATCAATAGCCGAGAGCTTACACAAAGACAAATTTGGATGTATTGTCAAAAATACTTCCGTCAATTCACTCGATCTTTTTAAATCAATTTGTAATGAAGTTGGTTCACCTATCACAGAGCAGTATTTTGAGGTTTCGAGTGAGGATGACTATTTTCATGATGTCATCGCTCATTTATGCCTGAATTCAGCTCACACAAACAATAAGCCAGCTGTGTTATGTACTATCGATAAAATTCTGGCTAAGCTGACTGAAATTGATATAGAGATTCTAAGCACACCAATATTCGAATTCAGCTCGGGAAAAGCTGCAGTACTCACTAAAAATGAGGAGGAGTACCAGCTGCGCTATAATGGGGAAAGAATCAATACCACTACCTTATTACACATTGCCAAAGATGTACTTAAAAAGCTTGAAGATATTATCCATGAGATTGGAGAGCATTATTTTCTGAATGAGGGAGATTTTTTAGTACTCAATAACCACAGAATTATACATAGCAGAACCAACTTCTCAAATGATAACGGACGACAATTTAAAAGCGTCAGATTGTATTATAAATAAGGGTCTGCGTTAATGGAGTTTCACACAAACTGATTGGATATATTATTTAACTTTATATCACATAAACGACAAAGGAATGGATGAACAAAAAGTTTGCAGCCATATTACTGCTATCAAAGACGTCAAATTAAGTAAGGATTATGTTTGCGAAGAGTGTATTAAGCAACATACTGAATGGATGCATTTACGCATCTGCCAGACTTGCGGACAAACACTTTGCTGTGATGATTCCCCACAAAAGCACATGACCAAACATTATCATGAAAGTAAACATCCGGTAATCTCCTCTGCTGAACCTGGAGAACGCTGGTTATGGTGTTATCCGGACGAGGTATTTGTAGAATATTAATGCAGTACAGAACGGGCATTATTGCCCGTTCTTTTTTTGACACGAAACTCTCCCCTGCTCTCCTGTTCCGCTATTAGCTATTTGACCAGAACCCTATTCTGGCTCAGTATTTCCCTTCGGTTTATCTTCAGATAAAATCACGAAGTGGCCTTGGTATTTCCACAGGATTTATTATCTTCTTTCAAATATATATTAATCTATTTATCAACTTAAACCATTAAGAAATGAAAAGAATTATACTCTTATTCCTGACGGCTGTTTTATTCTTTTCCCTGCAGGTAACGGGACAGGAAAAAATAGTATCGGGAAAAGTGACTTCAACAGAAGATGGATTACCACTCCCTGGGGTAACTGTAAAAATTAAAGGAACGCCTTTGGGCGTGATGACTAACACGGATGGAAATTATGCAATCAAAGCCAAACCAGGACAAATCATGGTGTTTTCCTTTATTGGTTCGATGAATGAGGAGCAAATTATTGGAACAACAACCACAATTAACGTGAGTCTGAAACAAAATTCAAAGGGTTTGAATGAAGTTGCAGTAACTGCTTTTGGAGTGAAGCAACAGGTACGCGGACTAGGCTATGCCACACAAAATGTAAAGGCAAAGGAGATCGTAGAATCTAATCAGCCTAATATTGTAAATGCACTTCAGGGAAAAGTTGCTGGTGTGCAAATCAATAATTCAAGCGGTGCTCCGGGTTCTTCAGCGAGTATTAACATTCGCGGTGGATCTTCATTAAGCGGAAATAACCAGCCGCTTTTTGTGGTAGACGGGATTCCTATTGACAATAGTACGCCTGTTTCACAAGGCGGATTGGTTGCAAGTGCAGCACCAGCTTCCAACCGGGCAATTGATATCAATCCGGAAGATATAGAAAGTATTACGGTATTAAAAGGCCCTGCTGCTGCCGGACTGTATGGTTTACGGGCAGCTTCTGGTGCAATTGTAATTACCACCAAAAAAGGAATTTCCGGAGCTGGTAAGATCACCTATTCCAATAATTTCTCTTTTGACAGGATTAATAAACTACCAGAACTTCAATCCACTTATAAACAGGGAGAACAGGGTGTTTCTAATGCTGTAGCTACTGGTTCATGGGGTTCGCTATCCAATCCTGGAGATCCGGTTTACACGAATCTCCGGGATTTCTTTAAAACCGGGTTCTCGCAAACACATGATGTTTCAGCAAGTGGCGGCAATGAAAAGACAACTTTTTTTGCTTCAGCCGGTTTACTGGATCAGCAGGGAATTGTAGAGAACACGAATTATAAGCGCAAGTCATTCAGGTTAAGCGGGGATAGTAAAATTACGGAGAAACTAAAGGTTGGCGGAACGCTGAATTATGTAGAGTCTGATCGTAAATATGTTTTGCAAGGCAGTGGCAGCGGCGTAATGGGTGCTTCCCTGTGGCCAACAAGTGATAACATGAGTATATATTTAAATCCGGATGGCAGTCAGCGGACACTTACGGGGATAGATAATCCATATTGGAGCCGGAACTATAAACCGGTTACCGACAAAGTGAACAGGGTAATTGCTAATGGGAACATAGTATATGATCCGTTTTCTTTTCTGAATGTAACTTACCGCCTGGGAACAGATTTCTATAATGAGAAATTTAAGAGCATAAGAGGAGCCGGTACAACTGTTGTTGGTGAAGAAAAAGGGGCAATTTCTGAAGTCGCTTCTACCAATCAGATCACTACATCTACGCTATTGATTACTGGAAAGAAGACTTTCTGGAATGATTTTAACACCAGCCTTACACTTGGACATAATCTTGAATCGACTGCATATGAAGGGGTAACTACAACAGGTTCAGGATTCATCGACCCGGCATTCACTTCACTGAACAATACTTTACCAAATACCAGGACAAGCATCAATAACATTACCAGAAGAAGAATCATGGGCGTTTTTGCAGATTTGAATCTGGATTATAAGAACCTGATTTACCTGAATTTCCGTGGTCGTAATGATTGGTCATCTACGGTCAGGAAAGATGCGCGTTCTTTCTTTTATCCTGCAATAAGTACTTCTATCCTGTTCTCTGAAATATTAAAGGAAATGGGTCTCAAATCTGATGACAAGGTGTTTTCATTCGGAAAGTTCAGGGCTTCGTGGGCAAGGGTTGGTAAGGATGCCCCTCCTTACGTACTGGCAACCACGTTAGGTACAACAACTAATAGTTCTACGATAAACCCGAGGGGTTTCATTATAAATTCAGGTGCTTATTATGGAAATCCATTACTTCAGCCTGAATTCACAAATTCCTTTGAACTTGGAGCAGATATCCGGTTTTTCAAAAGCCGCATAGGATTGGACATAACTTATTATAATTCTACATCAGATAATCAGATTCTTGGCACACGCACAACACCTTCATCTGGTGCATTTCTGGCTTATTTGAATGGAGGTTCTATCAATAGCCGGGGTGTGGAAGCTATATTAAATATCCAGCCTGTGGTCAGTCAAAATTTCAAATGGTCTGTAGATCTGAACTTTGCAAAGAATAAATCGACAGTAAAATCATTACCGGGCGAATTAGACAGAATAGAATTATCAGATGCGTGGGTAGCTGCCGGTGGTACAAATGTAGCACAGGCAGCTGCATTCCTGAATGGTTCTTTATTCGGTATCAATGGAACGACATGGAAAACCAATAGTGCCGGAAAATTGCTGTTAGATAACAACGGGGCTCCTCAGGTAGCACCAGCACTAAGTGTAATTGGTGATAGAAA from Pedobacter sp. WC2423 carries:
- a CDS encoding ATP-binding protein translates to MSKLKTYFNWSTGKDSALALHYLMQDKNYNIAHLLTSVNQQHNRVSMHGLRRELYQLQIDALNLPYSTIELPEQPSMQEYETLMEKEVSSLQQQGFTHAAFGDIFLEDLRKYREQQLSALNIKSVFPLWKKDTRALLTEFIDLGFKSILVCIKADLLDPEFAGRIIDADFIKDLPSNVDVCGENGEFHTFCFDGPIFNKPIPFEIGEKVYREYQAPETDTDSCSAQPVKNNSGYWFCDLLPVKNS
- a CDS encoding SusC/RagA family TonB-linked outer membrane protein → MKRIILLFLTAVLFFSLQVTGQEKIVSGKVTSTEDGLPLPGVTVKIKGTPLGVMTNTDGNYAIKAKPGQIMVFSFIGSMNEEQIIGTTTTINVSLKQNSKGLNEVAVTAFGVKQQVRGLGYATQNVKAKEIVESNQPNIVNALQGKVAGVQINNSSGAPGSSASINIRGGSSLSGNNQPLFVVDGIPIDNSTPVSQGGLVASAAPASNRAIDINPEDIESITVLKGPAAAGLYGLRAASGAIVITTKKGISGAGKITYSNNFSFDRINKLPELQSTYKQGEQGVSNAVATGSWGSLSNPGDPVYTNLRDFFKTGFSQTHDVSASGGNEKTTFFASAGLLDQQGIVENTNYKRKSFRLSGDSKITEKLKVGGTLNYVESDRKYVLQGSGSGVMGASLWPTSDNMSIYLNPDGSQRTLTGIDNPYWSRNYKPVTDKVNRVIANGNIVYDPFSFLNVTYRLGTDFYNEKFKSIRGAGTTVVGEEKGAISEVASTNQITTSTLLITGKKTFWNDFNTSLTLGHNLESTAYEGVTTTGSGFIDPAFTSLNNTLPNTRTSINNITRRRIMGVFADLNLDYKNLIYLNFRGRNDWSSTVRKDARSFFYPAISTSILFSEILKEMGLKSDDKVFSFGKFRASWARVGKDAPPYVLATTLGTTTNSSTINPRGFIINSGAYYGNPLLQPEFTNSFELGADIRFFKSRIGLDITYYNSTSDNQILGTRTTPSSGAFLAYLNGGSINSRGVEAILNIQPVVSQNFKWSVDLNFAKNKSTVKSLPGELDRIELSDAWVAAGGTNVAQAAAFLNGSLFGINGTTWKTNSAGKLLLDNNGAPQVAPALSVIGDRNPDFTAGITNTFTYKNLSLSFMIDIRRGGDIFNNTENAMVYSGTSKKTLDRTTRVFDGIIESTGLVNTKSINLDQNYYQTLYAKQGYDFVEDGSWYRLRYATVSYSFPKARIKGIGLSNLQVSLTGRNLILITNYSGSDPEVSGSGAGVNGSGSFGFDNLGIPATRGFDLGLRLSF
- a CDS encoding TetR/AcrR family transcriptional regulator, which gives rise to MVRKITEGPIRNKEKTRLKLLNAVGEIIKTEGYKGLGVNNIAAKAKADKKLIYLYFENVDKLVETYVRQKDYWSAFSEGIQGLIEANQGNFGEELASQILVDQFNFFLDAEEMQKVILWEISEKNELMREIADAREVLGNELFKLTDPHFGGTDVDIRAIQALLIGGIYYLILHTKSNGSTFCGLDINELPDQKRIIKSLRQIVKWSYTQAKK
- a CDS encoding TonB-dependent siderophore receptor; its protein translation is MLFSTIKIAVTAFFLLLVISVSFAQTGGIKGIIKTSDGVPVELAMVAIKGVANTATDQDGQYLLKNIPAGTYTIAARLVGLNSVSQNVTVTKGETTIVNLSFTASSQQLKEVIVSGGKTNKFAVKESNYVSKMPLKNLENPQVYAVISKELMTEQVITNYDDALKNTPGIDKLWSSTGRSGDGAGYFSLRGFAVQPTLVNGLPGLTNGSLDVSNIERIEVLKGPSGTLFGSSLISYGGLINTITKQPFDGTATDITYTAGSYGLNRITADFNTPIDKNHKLLFRMNAAFHNENSFQDAGFKKTRFIAPSLSYKVNDRLSFQLNTQFLSSKGTNPTMLFFDRGTALKVTNLGGLNYDPKQSFTSNDLSMKTPVANAQGQMNYKISDKWNSQTIISIGSAKSDGYYSYLYESGKSVAGSSKFDRYISDQNSTTKTTDIQQNFTGDFHIGGMRNRIVAGLDYFNRTFIDKSSPYAGLGLVTLGGTDTGILTRESADAAIAASGSYNDSNTSQQVYSAYISDVLNFTPALSGMFSLRVDRFHNGGKTLTAAEKYSQTALSPKFGLVYQLLKDKLSVFGNYMNGFTNVQPVNVTIDGVSSTKNFKPEHANQWETGVKADLLEGKLTGSLSYYDIRVANVVLNSGQNDVSQGGKNYSKGFEVEIQANPFPGFNINAGYSKNTSKLTGASADYEGRRPESAGPSDLVNAWFSYKILNGSVKGLGFGFGGNYAGKNLILNRATTGVFTLPSYTVLNASVSYGIKAFTFAFKVDNLTNKEYYKGWSTIEPMRPRTAVGTVGYHF
- a CDS encoding UBP-type zinc finger domain-containing protein, which codes for MDEQKVCSHITAIKDVKLSKDYVCEECIKQHTEWMHLRICQTCGQTLCCDDSPQKHMTKHYHESKHPVISSAEPGERWLWCYPDEVFVEY
- a CDS encoding S41 family peptidase, giving the protein MRNFYFTICILLIASGAIAQQDPEEQLKNTSWVQQGYGRCLKIEESNYTYYNTNSLTCKPLAEGNLKGRFTIISLDKNKLVLNPGGIVNYIFKRVDSLPPMCINADSAVASYEENFKIFWETFNDNYAFFKERNINWKQVYEEYLPRVKKIHSQKELANILLEIVRKIDDGHIRLEIPDSLKTKVIAAKPVIRLKKDDLIKAIQDTYLADTRTYNHGVISWGKLKGSNSGYILIRDMNNFAKDYNNKSKDSKQPLVQFDDELNGVDHVMKKILADIGQSGSVVIDLRFNGGGLETVALKLLSYFVRENKHVLSVEAKTDQGNTAIQKYILKPANTAYTGKVYLLLSGQTASAAEIFALAAHSYPSIKTIGSRTNGIFSEILWKELPNGWEFSLSNEIYTDPAGKTYEGTGVPVSSELNYSRNRLDFYNSFYSGNRFTDKAIDQILIK
- a CDS encoding aminotransferase class I/II-fold pyridoxal phosphate-dependent enzyme codes for the protein MDFATATFKNFENIEGHDMYDRAAVFGDFLQYMNDNGHMNYRLQNFSGCGPEMRVKTSIHQQGFDYVSFVSNDYLGFTQHPKVKAAAIQGITEFGTGAGASPLIGGHFSYHEILEEKIAGFFKRSKDSSVIFTTGYTANSATLMSLLQKEDLAIVDMAVHSSVYEGCILTNTKTFLHNHMESLERILKAARTQYRTKLVIVDGVYSQDGDLAPLREIVRLARQYGAYVMVDDAHGIGVLGATGRGALEQSDLLNEVDLISGTFSKTFGNIGGYVIANPHLINFLKFQSRQQIFSATSTPAAAGIIKAIELIDEEPQWQLKLWENINYFKKGLLDIGIDTGTTESAIIPVKIGDPHKTGDAGKLLLKAGIYTNPILYPAVAKKDARIRMSLMATHTREQLDKALSAFEFVNQKLDIAGQSV
- a CDS encoding LD-carboxypeptidase, yielding MNRKYFISSLMASGAVFSTFKSWANLSVNNETSKIKIPPYLKPGDTIGITSPAGSISLASIQPAVQLMESWGYKITIGSTIGKKDFTYGGTDRERLEDLQHMLDHPAVKAIMCARGGYGIVRIIDQLDFTEFIKHPKWLIGFSDVTVLHCHINQNFGIATLHSKMCNSFPDDWTKAEPIQISTILSIRQALAGEDFKYTAPITQSNRIGRAEGILVGGNLSIIASNSGTKSDLDTKDKILFLEDTGEYLYNLDRMFWNLKRTGKLAHLAALIIGGFNAKPDDPGEIFGKTIADIVLEKVKEYNYPVCFNFPSGHQRANFALKCGIKHLLEVGTGGTTLSSLK